The Candidatus Nanohalovita haloferacivicina genome has a window encoding:
- a CDS encoding aminoacyl-tRNA deacylase, producing MSNYFNQSPDQLKEFLGFIEKDIDNVRRVIDCVEDAGLKPDFMVHAKSETVEESAENTDIEEKEIIKTLIFMADEPVAVLCPGHTSVSEEKLEEIKDTEVRMASPDEVTDATGYYIGGVSPFDLEIPVYMEEKILEQDKVKPAAGSRVVGVTISSEDLKKVTEAEVVDVAR from the coding sequence ATGAGCAACTACTTCAACCAGTCACCAGATCAACTGAAAGAATTTCTTGGATTTATAGAGAAAGATATCGACAACGTAAGAAGAGTGATAGACTGCGTTGAAGACGCAGGTCTTAAACCCGATTTCATGGTTCATGCAAAGTCTGAGACAGTAGAAGAATCAGCTGAAAACACTGACATAGAAGAAAAAGAGATAATCAAAACCCTGATCTTCATGGCCGACGAACCAGTAGCCGTACTGTGTCCAGGCCACACATCAGTCTCAGAAGAAAAACTGGAAGAAATAAAAGATACAGAAGTCAGAATGGCCTCTCCAGACGAAGTAACAGACGCAACAGGGTACTATATCGGCGGAGTATCACCATTCGACCTTGAGATACCAGTCTACATGGAAGAGAAAATCCTGGAACAGGACAAAGTTAAGCCAGCAGCAGGATCGCGCGTAGTAGGAGTAACAATCAGCTCAGAAGACCTGAAAAAAGTTACAGAGGCTGAAGTAGTGGATGTAGCTCGCTAA
- a CDS encoding Hsp20/alpha crystallin family protein, translating into MRRLNREDDVDDVFNQMQKFVEQFQDFGRDMATSFTGSMPVDVTEEDGKLTVKADLPGVEKEEINVKADEDKIEIMAESSHELKEENEKYYRKERASRTFQRTVAWPKPVNPESIVAEYEDGVLKVTAEVDEDEGRDVEVE; encoded by the coding sequence ATGAGAAGACTCAATCGGGAAGACGACGTAGATGACGTATTCAACCAGATGCAAAAATTTGTGGAACAGTTCCAGGACTTCGGACGCGACATGGCAACCAGCTTCACAGGCTCAATGCCTGTAGACGTAACAGAGGAAGACGGAAAACTAACAGTAAAAGCTGACCTACCAGGCGTAGAAAAAGAAGAAATCAACGTAAAAGCCGACGAAGACAAGATCGAAATCATGGCCGAAAGCTCCCACGAACTAAAGGAGGAAAACGAAAAATACTACAGAAAAGAAAGGGCCTCCAGAACATTCCAGAGAACAGTCGCATGGCCTAAGCCTGTCAACCCAGAAAGCATTGTAGCAGAGTACGAAGACGGAGTTCTGAAAGTTACAGCAGAAGTAGACGAAGACGAAGGCCGCGACGTCGAGGTAGAATAA